A window of the Synechococcus sp. LTW-R genome harbors these coding sequences:
- a CDS encoding DUF2993 domain-containing protein, whose product MADPVLQLLASGLQFWIRQQCESVEQLELQLHGSTLALLRGRLEGVSLVARKAVFSALEIERVELRSGAISVQMGKLMKGQSLQLEQPFPVQGSAEFSGPGLSRSFSGAHWRGLGDQISEALLGLTPLQELTIENEQLLVRAQGREMATQPLAEAGCVVLQQCDGPQRYALPGDPNITIEQAELQSGRLLVSGTAMVQP is encoded by the coding sequence ATGGCTGATCCCGTTCTGCAACTGCTGGCCAGTGGCCTGCAGTTCTGGATTCGCCAGCAATGCGAGTCCGTCGAGCAGCTCGAGCTGCAGCTGCACGGCTCCACCCTGGCGCTGCTGCGGGGCCGGCTGGAGGGGGTGAGCCTGGTGGCCCGCAAGGCGGTCTTCAGTGCCCTGGAGATCGAGCGGGTGGAGCTGCGCAGCGGGGCGATCAGCGTCCAGATGGGCAAGCTGATGAAGGGCCAGTCGCTGCAGCTCGAGCAGCCTTTTCCGGTGCAGGGGAGCGCAGAATTCAGTGGTCCAGGCCTCAGCCGTTCCTTCAGTGGCGCCCACTGGCGCGGGCTGGGGGACCAGATCAGCGAAGCGCTGCTGGGGCTGACGCCACTGCAGGAGCTGACGATCGAGAACGAGCAGCTTCTGGTGCGGGCCCAGGGGCGGGAGATGGCCACCCAGCCCCTCGCCGAGGCGGGCTGTGTGGTGCTGCAGCAATGCGATGGTCCCCAGCGCTACGCCCTGCCGGGGGACCCCAACATCACGATCGAGCAGGCGGAGTTGCAGTCCGGGCGGCTGCTAGTGAGCGGCACCGCGATGGTGCAGCCCTAG
- a CDS encoding phosphatidate cytidylyltransferase, with product MIPPPRTRTSPQRLLSGYAAGAFGLLVVGLGGWWFTIALGVMVHLGLLEYFDLARAKGIRPASKTTLVLVQLLLITTQWAHGGDVAGVGFAAELSAAVLPVAGAIICGWLLLQPVTGTIADIASSIFALFYLGYLPSYWIRLRDLTDPLLAPNLQHWPWPLTSGMVLMLMACLQIVATDIGSYMIGRRYGRTPLSPTSPGKTVEGALGGLVCSMLLGALFGVLLGWSWGWAIGALLGVMVTVFALVGDLTESMMKRDAGVKDSGDFLPGHGGILDRIDSYLFIPAVFFTLVTFLA from the coding sequence TTGATTCCTCCCCCGCGCACTCGAACCTCCCCCCAGCGCCTGCTGAGCGGCTACGCCGCCGGTGCCTTTGGCCTGCTGGTGGTGGGTCTGGGGGGCTGGTGGTTCACGATCGCCCTTGGGGTGATGGTGCACCTGGGGCTGCTCGAGTACTTCGACCTCGCCCGTGCCAAGGGGATCCGCCCGGCCAGCAAGACCACCTTGGTGCTGGTGCAGCTGCTGTTGATCACCACCCAGTGGGCCCACGGCGGTGATGTGGCGGGTGTCGGTTTTGCCGCGGAACTCTCGGCCGCGGTCCTGCCGGTGGCTGGGGCGATCATCTGCGGTTGGCTGTTGCTGCAGCCCGTCACCGGGACGATCGCGGATATCGCCTCCTCGATCTTTGCCCTCTTCTATTTGGGCTATTTGCCGAGCTACTGGATTCGGCTGCGGGATCTCACCGATCCGCTCTTGGCCCCCAACCTGCAGCACTGGCCTTGGCCGCTGACCTCGGGGATGGTCTTGATGCTGATGGCCTGCCTGCAGATCGTGGCCACGGACATCGGCAGCTACATGATTGGCCGCCGCTACGGCCGCACGCCGCTCTCTCCCACCTCACCGGGGAAAACCGTCGAGGGAGCTCTGGGGGGTCTGGTCTGCTCGATGCTGCTGGGTGCCCTGTTTGGGGTGCTGCTGGGCTGGAGCTGGGGCTGGGCCATCGGCGCCCTGCTCGGGGTGATGGTCACGGTCTTTGCCCTGGTGGGGGACCTGACCGAATCGATGATGAAGCGCGATGCCGGGGTGAAGGATTCGGGCGATTTCCTGCCCGGCCATGGCGGCATCCTCGATCGCATCGACAGCTATCTGTTCATCCCAGCGGTGTTTTTCACCCTGGTGACCTTCCTGGCCTAG
- the cbiT gene encoding precorrin-6Y C5,15-methyltransferase subunit CbiT, with amino-acid sequence MPAAGQGSFQWDFVTPGLPDAAFADAPGFSPTPMEQRVMLLSHLRPKSDSLVWDVGGGTGALALEIARLMPAGAVHTLERDPDGIELLERNRRRFGIENLHIHQGEAPEGLAQLPPRPDRVLLEVGRPLRDVLHQVWEALVPAGRLVISTASLEGLVDATDTLGQLAAVDLQVVQATVHRMQRRGSQARLAAAEPLFLIAAERP; translated from the coding sequence ATGCCCGCGGCAGGCCAGGGCTCCTTCCAATGGGACTTCGTCACCCCGGGGCTGCCGGATGCGGCCTTTGCCGATGCCCCGGGCTTTAGCCCTACGCCGATGGAGCAGCGGGTGATGCTGCTCTCGCACCTGCGGCCCAAGAGTGACTCCCTGGTCTGGGATGTGGGTGGTGGCACCGGTGCCCTGGCCCTGGAGATCGCCCGGCTGATGCCCGCCGGAGCGGTGCACACCCTGGAGCGGGATCCCGACGGCATTGAGCTGCTGGAGCGCAACCGCCGCCGCTTTGGCATCGAGAACCTCCACATCCACCAGGGAGAAGCACCCGAGGGGTTGGCCCAGTTGCCGCCGCGCCCCGATCGGGTCCTGCTGGAGGTGGGGCGTCCGCTGCGGGATGTCCTCCATCAGGTCTGGGAGGCCCTGGTCCCAGCCGGTCGCCTCGTGATCAGTACCGCCAGCCTGGAGGGGTTGGTGGACGCCACCGATACCTTGGGACAACTGGCCGCGGTTGATCTGCAGGTGGTGCAAGCCACGGTTCACCGGATGCAGCGCCGCGGCAGCCAGGCCCGTTTGGCGGCCGCCGAACCGCTCTTCTTGATTGCGGCAGAACGCCCTTGA
- a CDS encoding aminotransferase class I/II-fold pyridoxal phosphate-dependent enzyme, producing MVLLKQLLQGRRPRLPLHLPAHGRGRALAPALAQLLRQIPGSWDLPELPEIGGPLESEGAVAESQAAIAQLLGAQRCWYGVNGASGLLQAGLLALAQPGERVLLPRNLHRSLLHGCLLGQLEPVLFDLPFDPVSGLWLPPSPEHLDAVLRAALAQAPLAAVVLVSPSYQGCVGDLVALVALAQRQGVPVLLDEAHGAHLGLDPRLPPSGLSTGADLVVQSLQKAAGGLAQSAVLLQGSGSGVDPARIERALLWLQTSSPSALLLASAEASLQHLHSAKGRRQLARALTCGERLRQRLVACGFQLLETQDPLRLSWICAADGINGLEADAWLMERGVIAELPEPGCLTFCLGLRPPRRLLRLLPAVLEQLRQELGGAGARSFSRPPLPLVASPELPLGEAWRAKSEAVPLDQAAGRLAAEPLCPYPPGIPLLISGERIDGPRAAWLQEQRRLWPQQIADTVKVVIA from the coding sequence ATGGTGTTGCTCAAGCAGTTGCTTCAGGGGCGCCGGCCGCGTCTGCCGCTGCATCTCCCCGCCCACGGCCGAGGACGTGCCCTGGCGCCTGCCCTGGCGCAACTGCTGCGCCAAATCCCAGGGAGCTGGGATTTGCCGGAGCTGCCCGAGATCGGCGGGCCGCTGGAATCCGAGGGGGCCGTGGCCGAGAGCCAAGCGGCCATCGCCCAGCTGCTCGGGGCCCAGCGCTGCTGGTATGGCGTCAATGGCGCCAGTGGGTTGCTCCAGGCCGGTCTGCTGGCCCTCGCTCAGCCGGGTGAGCGGGTGCTGCTGCCACGCAACCTGCACCGCTCGCTGCTGCACGGCTGCTTGCTCGGGCAGCTTGAGCCCGTGCTCTTTGATTTGCCCTTTGATCCGGTCTCGGGGCTCTGGTTGCCGCCCAGTCCAGAGCACTTGGACGCGGTCCTGCGCGCCGCCCTCGCCCAGGCCCCCCTGGCGGCCGTGGTGCTGGTGTCACCGAGCTACCAGGGCTGCGTGGGTGATCTCGTGGCGCTGGTGGCGCTGGCCCAGCGGCAGGGAGTGCCGGTCCTGCTCGATGAAGCCCACGGCGCCCATCTGGGGCTGGATCCGCGCCTGCCGCCTTCGGGCCTGAGCACCGGAGCTGATCTTGTGGTGCAGTCCCTGCAAAAGGCCGCCGGCGGTTTGGCCCAGAGCGCTGTTCTGCTCCAGGGCAGCGGCAGTGGCGTCGATCCAGCGCGGATTGAGCGGGCATTGCTTTGGCTGCAGACCTCCAGCCCCAGCGCCCTGCTGCTGGCGTCCGCGGAAGCGTCTTTGCAGCATCTCCACAGCGCCAAGGGGCGCCGGCAACTCGCCCGGGCCCTGACGTGCGGCGAGCGGCTGCGGCAGCGCCTGGTGGCCTGTGGTTTTCAGCTACTAGAGACCCAGGACCCCTTGCGCCTGAGCTGGATCTGCGCGGCCGACGGGATCAATGGCCTGGAGGCGGACGCGTGGTTGATGGAGCGGGGGGTGATTGCGGAGCTGCCGGAACCGGGCTGTTTGACCTTTTGTTTGGGTCTCCGGCCGCCGCGCCGGCTGTTGCGGCTGTTGCCGGCGGTGCTTGAGCAGTTGCGCCAGGAGCTGGGTGGGGCTGGCGCACGGTCCTTCAGCCGGCCGCCATTGCCCCTGGTCGCCAGCCCCGAGCTGCCCCTCGGCGAGGCCTGGCGGGCGAAGAGTGAAGCCGTTCCCTTGGATCAGGCCGCCGGGCGCCTGGCGGCGGAACCGCTCTGCCCGTACCCCCCGGGGATTCCCCTGTTGATTTCCGGCGAGCGCATCGATGGGCCGCGGGCCGCCTGGTTGCAGGAGCAGCGCCGGCTTTGGCCCCAGCAGATCGCTGATACGGTGAAGGTGGTGATCGCGTGA
- a CDS encoding AarF/ABC1/UbiB kinase family protein, whose translation MATYNPGRDLRWLLLRPWLLIGRLVVVLSSLLSLALVLVFQANIPDPKVQQRLGQRIFSTLTGLGPCFIKVGQALSTRPDLVRRDWLDQLTQLQDNLPAFPHAIALQTIEADLGAPVQQLFEEFPDYPVAAASLGQVYRAKPVGGHWVAVKVQRPQLERQLRRDLVLIRLLGVMAAPFLPLNLGFGLGEIIDEFGRSLFEEIDYRKEADNAERFARMFEKNPAVIVPRVDRSLSGERVLTTTWINGTKLQQRQELEAQQLDPAALIRTGVISGLQQLLEFGYFHADPHPGNLFALPGKTGAMGHVAYVDFGMMDSISNSDRLTLTGAVVHLINRDFEGLAQDFVDLGFLNAKTDLTPIIPALEEVLGGALGENVGSFNFKAITDRFSELMYAYPFRVPARFALIIRAVVSQEGLAMRLDPSFRIINVAYPYVARRLLAGDTAEMREKLLEVLFDQEGRLQLEHLENLLQVVENDDGGGGATDLLPVAGAGLKLLVGEEGKSLRQRLLLTLVRDNRLNTDDLRGLMDLMRRTFSPRRVAGRLLTRLNPLAA comes from the coding sequence ATGGCCACCTACAACCCGGGGCGAGATCTGCGTTGGCTGCTGTTGCGGCCCTGGCTGTTGATCGGCCGCCTGGTGGTGGTGCTGAGCAGCCTGCTGAGCCTGGCGCTGGTGCTGGTCTTCCAGGCCAACATCCCCGATCCCAAGGTGCAACAGCGCCTGGGGCAACGCATTTTCTCCACCCTGACGGGCCTGGGACCCTGCTTCATCAAGGTCGGCCAGGCCCTCTCAACGCGACCGGATCTGGTGCGGCGCGATTGGCTGGATCAGCTGACCCAACTGCAGGACAACCTGCCGGCCTTCCCCCACGCCATCGCCCTGCAGACGATTGAGGCGGACCTGGGGGCTCCGGTCCAACAACTCTTTGAGGAGTTCCCGGACTACCCCGTGGCGGCGGCGAGCCTGGGCCAGGTGTACCGGGCCAAACCCGTCGGCGGCCACTGGGTGGCGGTGAAGGTGCAGCGCCCCCAGCTCGAGCGGCAACTGCGCCGGGATCTGGTGCTGATTCGCCTGCTCGGCGTGATGGCCGCTCCTTTTCTCCCTCTGAACCTGGGCTTTGGCCTGGGGGAAATCATTGATGAATTCGGTCGCTCCCTATTTGAGGAGATCGACTACCGCAAGGAGGCCGACAACGCCGAGCGCTTCGCGCGGATGTTCGAAAAGAACCCAGCGGTGATCGTGCCGCGGGTGGACCGCAGTCTCTCTGGGGAGCGGGTGCTGACGACGACCTGGATCAACGGCACGAAGCTCCAGCAGCGCCAGGAGCTGGAGGCCCAGCAGCTCGATCCAGCCGCATTGATCCGCACGGGGGTGATCTCGGGGCTGCAGCAACTGCTGGAGTTCGGCTACTTCCACGCCGACCCCCACCCCGGCAACCTGTTTGCCCTGCCGGGCAAAACTGGAGCGATGGGCCATGTGGCCTACGTGGACTTCGGGATGATGGATTCGATCAGCAACAGCGATCGCCTGACCCTGACCGGGGCGGTCGTGCACCTGATCAACCGCGACTTCGAAGGCCTGGCCCAGGACTTCGTCGATCTGGGCTTCCTGAATGCCAAGACCGATCTGACGCCAATCATTCCCGCCCTCGAGGAGGTGCTGGGCGGCGCCCTGGGGGAGAACGTGGGCTCGTTCAACTTCAAGGCGATCACGGATCGCTTCTCGGAGCTGATGTACGCCTATCCCTTCCGGGTGCCGGCGCGCTTCGCCCTGATCATCCGCGCCGTGGTCAGCCAGGAGGGCCTGGCGATGCGTCTGGACCCGAGCTTCCGGATCATCAACGTGGCCTACCCCTACGTGGCCCGGCGCCTGCTGGCGGGGGACACCGCGGAGATGCGCGAGAAATTGCTGGAGGTGCTCTTCGATCAGGAGGGCCGACTGCAGCTGGAGCACCTGGAGAACCTGCTGCAGGTGGTCGAAAACGACGACGGCGGTGGCGGCGCCACGGACCTGCTGCCGGTGGCAGGCGCCGGCCTGAAGTTGCTGGTGGGCGAAGAGGGCAAGAGCCTGCGCCAGCGGCTGCTGCTGACCCTGGTGCGCGACAACCGCCTCAACACGGATGACCTGCGCGGTCTGATGGACCTGATGCGGCGCACCTTCTCCCCGCGGCGCGTGGCAGGCCGACTGCTCACCCGGCTGAACCCGCTGGCCGCTTAG
- a CDS encoding RpoD/SigA family RNA polymerase sigma factor: MPSVPILRADRETALAGGTDLVRSYLRDIGRVPLLTHEQEITLGRQVQELVALEVLEQELASREGVEKPSPAVLAKEAGLTQVQLKKRLRSGQRAKERMVAANLRLVVSVAKKYTKRNMELLDLIQEGTIGLVRGVEKFDPTRGYKFSTYAYWWIRQGITRAIAEKSRTIRLPIHITETLNKLKKGQRELSQELGRTPTVTELAEFVDLPEEEVKDLLCRARQPVSLETKVGDGDDTELLDLLAADGTQPSELVDGECLRMDMRGLLDQLPDLQGRVLKMRYGIDCEEPMSLSSIARSLEMSRDRARSLERKAHEELRRRSEAMHAYLAA; encoded by the coding sequence ATGCCTTCCGTTCCGATCCTGCGAGCTGACCGCGAGACCGCGCTGGCCGGCGGAACGGATTTGGTGCGCTCGTACCTGCGGGACATCGGCCGGGTGCCGCTGCTGACCCACGAGCAGGAGATCACGCTGGGCCGTCAGGTCCAAGAGCTGGTGGCACTTGAGGTGCTGGAGCAGGAACTGGCGAGCCGTGAGGGCGTCGAGAAGCCTTCGCCTGCGGTGCTCGCTAAAGAAGCGGGTCTGACGCAGGTTCAACTCAAGAAGCGGCTGCGCAGTGGTCAGCGGGCCAAGGAGCGGATGGTGGCCGCCAACTTGAGGTTGGTGGTGAGCGTGGCCAAGAAGTACACCAAGCGGAACATGGAGCTCCTGGATCTGATCCAGGAGGGAACCATTGGCCTGGTCCGGGGTGTTGAGAAGTTCGACCCGACCCGCGGCTACAAGTTCAGTACCTATGCGTATTGGTGGATCCGCCAGGGGATCACACGGGCCATTGCAGAGAAGAGCCGAACGATCCGCTTGCCGATCCACATCACGGAGACCCTGAACAAGCTCAAGAAGGGCCAGCGGGAACTGAGCCAAGAGCTCGGCAGGACGCCAACCGTGACGGAGCTGGCTGAGTTTGTTGACCTGCCGGAGGAGGAGGTGAAGGACCTGCTCTGCCGCGCGCGTCAGCCGGTGAGCCTGGAGACCAAGGTGGGCGACGGGGATGACACGGAGCTGCTGGACCTGCTGGCGGCCGACGGCACCCAGCCTTCCGAGCTTGTGGATGGCGAGTGCTTGCGGATGGACATGCGGGGGCTGCTGGACCAACTGCCGGACCTGCAGGGCCGCGTCCTGAAGATGCGCTACGGCATCGACTGCGAGGAGCCGATGAGCCTGAGCTCCATCGCTCGCTCCCTGGAAATGAGCCGCGACCGCGCCCGCAGCCTGGAGCGCAAGGCCCACGAGGAGCTGCGCCGCCGCTCCGAGGCGATGCACGCCTATCTGGCGGCTTAG
- a CDS encoding pseudouridine synthase, with product MAAERLQKLIAQAGVCSRRRAEELLRDGRVTVNGQRAQLGDKADLNSDSIALDGEPLGAAAEPMVLLLNKPAGVLSSCFDPEGRPIVLDFLPPELARGQGLHPVGRLDFESRGALLLSNDGALTLELTHPRFAHRKTYRVWVQGRPSQRVLDQWARGVSLDGAPSQPVQVSVADSEPDHTLLELVMGEGKNRQIRRTAELLGHRVVDLQRVAIGPIHLGALPEGRWRRINDQEWN from the coding sequence ATGGCCGCCGAACGACTGCAAAAGCTGATCGCCCAGGCGGGGGTCTGCTCCAGGCGCCGTGCCGAGGAGCTCCTCAGGGACGGCCGCGTCACGGTCAATGGCCAGCGGGCCCAGCTCGGGGACAAGGCCGATCTCAACAGTGATTCGATTGCCCTCGATGGCGAACCGCTCGGAGCAGCGGCCGAGCCGATGGTGCTGCTGCTCAACAAGCCCGCCGGGGTCCTCAGCAGCTGCTTTGACCCAGAAGGCCGGCCGATCGTGCTCGACTTCCTTCCCCCCGAGCTCGCCCGGGGCCAGGGGCTCCACCCGGTCGGGCGCCTGGACTTTGAAAGCCGTGGGGCCCTACTGCTGAGCAATGACGGCGCCCTCACCCTGGAACTGACCCACCCCCGCTTTGCCCACCGCAAGACCTACCGGGTCTGGGTCCAAGGCCGGCCCAGCCAACGGGTGCTGGATCAATGGGCCCGCGGGGTGAGCCTCGATGGGGCCCCCTCCCAGCCGGTACAGGTCAGCGTCGCCGACAGCGAGCCTGATCACACCCTGCTTGAGCTGGTCATGGGTGAGGGAAAAAACCGCCAGATCCGTCGCACCGCCGAGCTTCTCGGCCACCGTGTCGTCGATCTCCAGCGCGTCGCCATCGGCCCGATTCATCTCGGAGCACTGCCAGAGGGTCGCTGGAGACGAATCAACGACCAAGAATGGAATTAA
- a CDS encoding RodZ family helix-turn-helix domain-containing protein yields the protein MPRFALSIPGFSRLLGRGNGGEGSASEIPEPEDPLLEVGRRLKSEREARGLNLRQMALETKISTPVLEALERGWRDRLPEGAYLKSMLPLLEEYLNLPGGSLSAALPAESESATTPGMVQRFTPGSIDVFSSWQGTVLYGAITLGLIYGLNLQQRQLAAANLLSYQPIPALKPSEQAKPVQAGNSLLAAYPDLKPLERAKQGSGAAALRQQLQDPKQQGQGVLELNLSQASALDLSSEGGQRTRLSGSKGQVVLQLQPPLTLSIAPAPKTGEVLWNGKPLAALAKQPGRFQVPAPQAQRP from the coding sequence ATGCCTCGGTTCGCCCTCTCCATCCCAGGTTTCTCGCGTCTGCTGGGCCGGGGTAACGGCGGAGAGGGCTCCGCTTCGGAGATCCCCGAACCGGAAGATCCCTTACTGGAAGTGGGCCGGCGGCTCAAAAGCGAGCGGGAAGCCCGGGGCCTGAACCTGCGGCAGATGGCCCTCGAGACCAAGATCAGCACCCCCGTGCTCGAAGCGCTCGAGCGGGGCTGGCGCGATCGACTTCCAGAGGGCGCCTACCTCAAATCCATGCTCCCGCTGCTGGAGGAGTACCTGAACCTGCCAGGCGGCAGTCTCTCGGCCGCCCTGCCTGCGGAAAGCGAAAGCGCCACAACGCCCGGCATGGTGCAGCGCTTTACCCCGGGGTCGATCGATGTCTTCAGCAGCTGGCAAGGCACCGTCCTCTACGGCGCGATCACCCTCGGCCTGATCTACGGCCTGAACCTGCAGCAGCGCCAACTCGCCGCGGCCAACCTGCTGAGCTACCAGCCGATTCCAGCCCTCAAACCGAGCGAGCAGGCCAAACCGGTCCAAGCCGGCAACAGCCTCTTGGCCGCCTACCCCGACCTCAAGCCACTCGAGCGCGCCAAGCAAGGCAGTGGCGCCGCCGCCCTGCGCCAACAACTCCAAGACCCCAAACAACAAGGACAGGGCGTGCTCGAACTCAACCTGAGCCAGGCCAGTGCCCTGGACCTCAGCAGTGAGGGGGGCCAACGCACCCGCCTCAGCGGCAGCAAGGGACAGGTGGTGCTGCAGCTGCAACCGCCCCTGACGCTCTCGATCGCACCGGCACCGAAAACCGGTGAGGTGCTCTGGAACGGCAAGCCCCTGGCCGCCCTAGCCAAGCAGCCGGGACGGTTCCAAGTGCCGGCGCCCCAGGCTCAGCGTCCGTAG
- the malQ gene encoding 4-alpha-glucanotransferase, protein MRRAGVLLHVTALPGTPACGTFGAAAHQWVEALASQGIQAWQVLPLAPTDGLGSPYSAPSAFALNPWFLDAEALLTAGLLSAEDLRGLPTAEPQTRLDFDLAQRRSAALADALLQRYPNWDASVRQAFEQWRGQEGHWLKDHCRFVVLKQHQGGQPWWSWPAPLARRRRSALQAFDQSHAQPLLREALLQWQLQVQWQQLLEHARRVGVQVIGDIPFYVAHDSADVWSHRRLFSVERSGRLRLQSGVPPDYFSETGQLWGTPVYRWALHRLSRFRWWKRRLRRQLEVFDLLRIDHFRALEAAWIVPGADRTAERGVWVRTPGTSLLRQLQTRLPSPLPLIAEDLGVITPEVEALRDRFGLPGMKILQFAFDGNPANPYLPANIKGENWVVYTGTHDNATSIGWWQQLSQEQRAQVEALTGPVHAPGWQLLELALQTNAGLALVPLQDLLHLGDEARFNTPGTTEGNWTWRLPQSIASVAGPLLGYGELARRYGR, encoded by the coding sequence ATGAGACGCGCCGGGGTCCTGCTGCACGTCACGGCCCTCCCGGGGACGCCGGCCTGCGGGACGTTTGGGGCAGCTGCCCACCAGTGGGTGGAGGCGCTTGCCAGTCAGGGTATTCAGGCCTGGCAGGTCCTACCGCTGGCGCCCACCGATGGTTTGGGCTCCCCCTACAGCGCCCCGAGTGCGTTCGCTCTGAATCCCTGGTTCCTGGACGCGGAGGCGTTGCTGACCGCTGGTCTCCTCAGCGCTGAAGACCTGCGCGGACTCCCCACGGCCGAGCCGCAAACCCGGCTGGACTTCGATCTGGCCCAGCGCCGCTCAGCGGCTTTGGCGGATGCGTTGCTGCAGCGTTACCCGAACTGGGATGCCAGTGTCCGGCAGGCCTTTGAGCAGTGGCGAGGGCAGGAAGGCCACTGGCTCAAGGACCACTGCCGCTTTGTCGTCCTGAAACAACACCAGGGTGGTCAGCCCTGGTGGTCTTGGCCGGCTCCCCTGGCCCGCCGGCGACGCTCGGCCCTTCAGGCCTTTGACCAGTCCCACGCGCAGCCGCTGTTGCGGGAAGCCCTGCTCCAGTGGCAGCTGCAGGTGCAGTGGCAGCAGCTGCTTGAGCATGCTCGCCGCGTCGGCGTGCAGGTGATCGGCGACATCCCCTTCTACGTCGCCCATGACAGCGCCGACGTCTGGAGCCATCGCCGCCTCTTCTCGGTGGAGCGCTCCGGACGTCTCCGTTTGCAGAGCGGTGTGCCGCCGGATTACTTCTCAGAGACCGGTCAGCTCTGGGGCACGCCCGTCTACCGCTGGGCGCTGCATCGCTTGAGCCGTTTCCGCTGGTGGAAGCGCCGCCTGCGCCGTCAGCTGGAGGTCTTTGACCTGCTGCGGATCGATCACTTCCGCGCTCTGGAAGCCGCTTGGATCGTTCCTGGTGCGGACCGCACCGCCGAGCGTGGGGTGTGGGTGCGGACGCCGGGTACCAGCCTGTTGCGCCAATTGCAGACACGGCTGCCCTCACCGCTGCCATTGATCGCCGAAGACTTGGGCGTGATCACCCCTGAGGTGGAAGCCCTGCGGGATCGCTTCGGCTTGCCCGGGATGAAGATCCTGCAGTTCGCCTTTGACGGCAATCCAGCCAATCCCTACCTCCCGGCCAACATCAAGGGGGAGAACTGGGTCGTCTACACGGGCACCCATGACAACGCCACTTCGATTGGGTGGTGGCAGCAGCTCAGCCAGGAACAGCGCGCTCAGGTGGAGGCCCTGACCGGTCCCGTTCATGCCCCGGGCTGGCAGCTGCTGGAGTTGGCCCTCCAGACCAATGCCGGATTGGCCCTGGTGCCGCTGCAGGACCTCTTGCACTTGGGGGATGAGGCCCGCTTCAACACCCCTGGGACAACGGAGGGCAACTGGACCTGGCGCCTGCCCCAGTCCATTGCCTCAGTGGCCGGCCCCCTCCTGGGCTATGGGGAATTGGCCCGCCGCTACGGACGCTGA
- a CDS encoding Coenzyme F420 hydrogenase/dehydrogenase, beta subunit C-terminal domain, translating into MSVAASSPGSPLPHERAKPLAKGSTYPAKDLCSQCGLCDSRWVAYVKDSCAFLNQRFEAMETAAHGRSRDLENENELYFGVQQRMLTARLQQPIAGAQWTGIASRIGVLALESGLVDAVLCVGQSEDDRFTPVPRLARTPEEVLSARVNKPTLSPNLEVLEQLPGSGIRNLLAIGVGCQIQALRAVESTLPLDQLYVLGLPCTDNVSREGLQTFLETTVSSPETVVHYEFMQDFRIHFRHSDGREETVPFFGLDTPKLKNVFAPSCLSCFDYTNAGADLVVGYMGATFGCQWLTVRNPRGQQLLDLVEAELDVAPVTSRGQRQAAVQQGIDAYDKAVKLPIWLANIIGCFVGRFGPQGLEYGRFSIDSHFTRNALWLRRNHPEKVDAHIPAFAKRIISRYKLPNP; encoded by the coding sequence TTGTCTGTCGCCGCCTCCTCCCCAGGCTCACCGCTGCCCCATGAGCGGGCCAAGCCCCTGGCCAAGGGCAGCACCTATCCGGCCAAGGACCTCTGCAGCCAGTGCGGCCTCTGCGACAGTCGTTGGGTCGCCTACGTCAAAGACAGCTGCGCCTTCTTGAACCAGCGCTTTGAGGCGATGGAGACCGCGGCCCATGGCCGCAGCCGTGATCTCGAGAACGAGAACGAGCTCTACTTCGGCGTGCAGCAGCGGATGCTTACCGCCCGCCTCCAGCAGCCCATCGCCGGAGCCCAGTGGACGGGGATCGCCAGCCGCATTGGCGTCCTGGCCCTGGAGAGTGGCCTGGTGGATGCCGTGCTCTGCGTCGGTCAAAGCGAGGACGATCGCTTCACTCCGGTTCCCCGCTTGGCCCGCACCCCGGAGGAGGTGCTCAGTGCACGGGTGAACAAGCCGACCCTCTCCCCCAACCTGGAGGTGCTGGAGCAGCTGCCGGGCAGCGGCATCCGCAACCTCCTGGCCATCGGCGTAGGCTGCCAGATCCAGGCCCTGCGGGCGGTGGAGTCCACCCTGCCCCTCGATCAGCTCTACGTGCTGGGTCTGCCCTGCACCGACAACGTCTCGCGGGAGGGTCTGCAGACCTTCCTGGAGACCACGGTCAGCTCCCCGGAGACCGTGGTGCACTACGAGTTCATGCAGGACTTCCGGATCCACTTCCGCCACAGCGATGGCCGTGAGGAGACGGTGCCCTTCTTTGGCTTGGATACTCCCAAGCTCAAGAACGTCTTCGCACCGAGCTGTCTGAGCTGCTTTGACTACACCAATGCCGGCGCCGACCTGGTGGTCGGCTACATGGGGGCGACGTTTGGCTGCCAATGGCTCACGGTCCGCAACCCCCGCGGTCAGCAACTACTGGATCTCGTGGAGGCTGAACTGGATGTCGCACCGGTGACCAGTCGCGGGCAGCGCCAGGCGGCGGTGCAGCAGGGGATCGATGCCTACGACAAGGCGGTCAAGCTGCCGATCTGGCTAGCCAACATCATTGGCTGCTTTGTCGGTCGCTTTGGACCCCAGGGGTTGGAGTACGGCCGTTTTTCCATCGACTCCCACTTCACCCGTAATGCCCTCTGGCTGCGGCGGAATCACCCCGAGAAGGTCGACGCCCACATTCCGGCCTTCGCTAAGCGGATCATCAGCCGCTACAAGCTCCCCAACCCATGA